The DNA region TGTCAAAATTACTAACCTAATCCGTGTTCCACAATCCAAAAGTTTTTTTGCAGGGATTATGGACATTCGTGGCAAAGTCGTTCGTATGATTGACCTTGCCAAACGTTTGAACATCAAAAACATCACGGAAACCGCCGATCGTGCCATTGTCATCAATGTTGCCGGTAAGTCGATTGGAGTGATTGTTGATAAAGTTTCTCATGTTGTACATTTTCCAGCAAACCAAGTGGATCCACCTCCACCTTCAGTCAAAGGGATATCTTCGAGATACATTACTGGTGTTGGAAAAAAGGACAATCGGTTTATCATCCTCATCGATATTGAAAAAATCTTAACAGTAGAAGAAGTATCAGAACTCGCGACCGTCTAACGCCAAACAAGAGTAAAGAAAATTTTTTCTAAACAAAACCATAGTAAGTAAAATATGATCATCTCCAAGTTTTATTACCTAAGAAAAAATTTATACTCCATGGCTGAACTTGTTTTGGAGCAGGTGATTCTTCTTAGTGAAGCTTTGGAAGATGATGATTATGCCCAAGCAGAACGGATTGTGGAAAGGGATGATCTCATCGATGATTTAGAAAAAGAAAATGATAACCTTTCCCAAAATGCAATTTTAGAAGCAGTGAGTAACCGTAACATTCTCGGAATGGGTGATGTAGATAACGATATTGTTTTAAAAAAAGATCCTTTGCGGTTTGCGCTCTCGGCCATTCGGATTACAAGAAACATGGAAAGGATGGGAGACCAAGTGGTCAACTGTGCCGATGTGTTCCGTCATAAAACAATTCGCAAAGGCCTTTTTAAAAACGAAGAACCTATGACTCTCATTTTATCTCGAGTGACTACACTTGCAGGAATGGCCATTGAATCTCTTGTAGAAGAAAAAGAAAGATTTATGGGCAGTGTCAATACTTTAGAAGATGAATTAAATGCCCTTTGTGACCAAGCTTTCCAAAAATATAGATCTGTTCCGGATATGGAAAAACAAGAATTTGCAGATGTGTATCGAATCATTCTCGCATTGGAAAGGTTAGGTGATTATGCTGTGAACGTAGCAGAAGAACTTGTTCGACTCAATACCGGAAAAGACATCCGCCATTTGGAAAATATCAATACAAAAGCTTCCAATTACCAATAACTTTCGTTCGAAAGTTATTTTAATTCAAAATATAAAATGATTAGTGCTACTTTTATTTTTAAACAAAAAAAATCAGATTCCGAGTTCGAAACTTTGGACAAGTCTATTGAATCTCATGTAGAAAACCATCCAGAATATCTGGGAAAAGATAGTTGGGTGAATTTGGAACAAGGTACTATGGCAGTTGTTTATTATTTTAAATCCAATCTTGGTTTGGAATCTTTAAGAACCTATTCCGATCATACACTAGCAAAATCACAATATACGAAATGGTATGCGGGATACCAAGTCATCATTGCAGAAGTCACAAAGACTTATGGTGACGGTGAGATTTCCCATGTAACTAATTCCTAACTTGGAATCAGTTGCCTAGACTAATTACAATGAGTTGGGACGAATTTGGTTAAACCAGATTTTTTGTTTGGCTGATCTCCTGGTATGTTTGGAATAAAGATTCTATATAAAATGGTTTTCCAATAAATCCATCCATTCCCACTGCAAAACATTTTTCTTTATGTTCGGCTAATACATGGGCAGTGACAGCAATGATGATTGTTTTTTCCGTTTTGTTTTTTTCTAGTTCTCTAATTTTTTCCGTGGCTTCAAAACCATCCATAACAGGCATTTCACAATCCATAAGAATCAAATCGTATTTGTTTTGTTGGAATAGGGTTACGGCTTCCTGTCCATTTTCAGCGACATCAAAGTTGATATTAAATTTTCTTAAGAGTCCACCCATTACTTTTTGGTTTAGAATATTATCTTCAACAATCAGAAAGTTTTGGTTGGCAAAGGTGGATTCGAATAAATTTTGTTTGGTGGTATTTTCATCTGTTTTTTTTTCTATATTTGTTGAATCTTCCTTTTCGATAGGTAACAAACACCAAAACAGACTGCCTTTTTTTAGTTCACTACTGACACCAATGGTGCCACCAAGTAAAGAGACAAGGCGTTCCGAAATGGAAAGACCAAGTCCAGTCCCACCATATTTTCTTGAGGTGGAAGCATCAGCTTGTGAAAATTTATGAAAAATGGATTCAATTTTATCATTTGAAATACCAATTCCTGTATCTTCTACTTCGATGCGAATTTTATCGGATTCTCTTTTGATACGAAGAGTTACGGAACCTTTTTCTGTAAATTTAATGGCATTCCCGAGTAAATTGAATATAATCTGGCGAATTCTACCGGGATCAGAATAAATAAACTTAGGAACATTGGGATCAATTTCTAGTTTTAGATCGATAGGTTTCCATTTGGATTCAATGGATAATAAATCATAAACTTCGGAAACTAAATGGTGGATGTCAAAATTTAGTTTTTCGATTTTCATTTTCCCAACTTCGATTTTTGAAAAATCTAAGATATCATTGAGAATGATAAGGAGAGATTTGCCAGCAGAAGCAATGGATGTGACAAGTGATTTTTGTTCTTCGTCTAAATTGGTTTTAAATAAAATTTGTGTGAGACCAATGACTCCGTTCAATGGAGTTCGAATTTCATGACTCATGGACGCTAAAAATTCTGACTTGGCTCGATTAGCAATTTCGGCAAAATCTCTAGCTCTTTCTAATTCATTTTGAATTTCTTTTGTGATACTAATGTCTGTTGATATCCCGCAGAGTGCGTAAATTTCACCGTTTTGGTTTCGTAAGGGAATTTTTACAGTAAGATAGGATGTGACCTTCTCGTTATGTACGTACTTAATAGATTCTTCTGTTCGCAGTGTGATCCCATCGATAAGAACGGATTCGTCGTTTGAAATCAAAACTTTTGCAATTTCTTTATCTATAAATTTTTCATCCTTTTGGTTTAAAATTTCTTCTAGAGGTTTCCCAAATAAATTACAAACTTCTTTGTTTGCGAATATGTATCTTCCGTCTATATCTTTCAAATAAATACAAGCCGAAACATTGTCCAAAATTTCCCGAAGCCTAGATTCGCTATTAATTAATCGTTGTTTTGTGGATTCCCCATCTTCGTATAATTCCTGTAGTCTTTTTTGAGTAGTGTTTAATCTACCTAAAATGGAGTTTCTATGATCAACGGGATGGATATCGCCATAAAAATTTCCATCACCAAGTAAGGATATTTTTCGAAATGCCTCATCCACACTACCTCCAATGATGGAAGTTAGGGATCGATGTGTTAAAAACAAACTGATTGCAAAGATAATTCCAGTGATTATGAGTACGGTTCTTAAAAGAAAAACTACATTTTTTGCATCTTCAATTGCTTTTGTAGTTCGATCATTTAATTGATCGTATAAATCATTGATTGGTTTCATGATTTCTGCTTTGGCACGAAGGTAGTTATCGTCGTATAACAGAGTAATGGCTCTAGGATTTGCTTTGGATCCTTTTCCCATGTCCCTTTCTGCAATAGACATGGCCTCAAATTCAATTTTTGTAAGTTCGTCTGATTTAAGTTTTGATTCCGAAAGTAAAATGAAATCTGATTCATGGAAATTTGCATTTCTCATTGATTCATAAATACTGATGGTTTCTCCTTCTTCGGAAGGAGGAGAAAGTTTGTTTGCAATGACAAGATCCCAATAGGCATAGCTATAGTTATTTGGTCTTGGACGTTTGCCATTCCGAATGTCCAAAATCATTTGGAAGTATGTTTTATATTTTTTGTCTCTTTGGATGACATACAACCGCACTAAATTAGTGAGTTGGTCTGAAGATTGGCGGAGTTCATTTGCAATTTGTAAAGAATGGTATCTGTTTTCTTCTGCTTCATCAATATTCCTTTCGCTGGCAGTATAAAATAGGAAGGCCATGGCGACAAAAATAAAGAGGACTATGTTCAACAAAAGGTAAGGAAATAATTTACCCCTTTTTGACCAAATTCGTTCCAGCATGGCAGAAATTTAATGATTCGATTTTAAAGGTAAAC from Leptospira noumeaensis includes:
- a CDS encoding phosphate signaling complex PhoU family protein, which codes for MIISKFYYLRKNLYSMAELVLEQVILLSEALEDDDYAQAERIVERDDLIDDLEKENDNLSQNAILEAVSNRNILGMGDVDNDIVLKKDPLRFALSAIRITRNMERMGDQVVNCADVFRHKTIRKGLFKNEEPMTLILSRVTTLAGMAIESLVEEKERFMGSVNTLEDELNALCDQAFQKYRSVPDMEKQEFADVYRIILALERLGDYAVNVAEELVRLNTGKDIRHLENINTKASNYQ
- a CDS encoding chemotaxis protein CheW, with protein sequence MAKETSSANQFIHEQYIIFNLGDEEYAIPITIVEEIVKITNLIRVPQSKSFFAGIMDIRGKVVRMIDLAKRLNIKNITETADRAIVINVAGKSIGVIVDKVSHVVHFPANQVDPPPPSVKGISSRYITGVGKKDNRFIILIDIEKILTVEEVSELATV
- a CDS encoding PAS domain-containing hybrid sensor histidine kinase/response regulator yields the protein MLERIWSKRGKLFPYLLLNIVLFIFVAMAFLFYTASERNIDEAEENRYHSLQIANELRQSSDQLTNLVRLYVIQRDKKYKTYFQMILDIRNGKRPRPNNYSYAYWDLVIANKLSPPSEEGETISIYESMRNANFHESDFILLSESKLKSDELTKIEFEAMSIAERDMGKGSKANPRAITLLYDDNYLRAKAEIMKPINDLYDQLNDRTTKAIEDAKNVVFLLRTVLIITGIIFAISLFLTHRSLTSIIGGSVDEAFRKISLLGDGNFYGDIHPVDHRNSILGRLNTTQKRLQELYEDGESTKQRLINSESRLREILDNVSACIYLKDIDGRYIFANKEVCNLFGKPLEEILNQKDEKFIDKEIAKVLISNDESVLIDGITLRTEESIKYVHNEKVTSYLTVKIPLRNQNGEIYALCGISTDISITKEIQNELERARDFAEIANRAKSEFLASMSHEIRTPLNGVIGLTQILFKTNLDEEQKSLVTSIASAGKSLLIILNDILDFSKIEVGKMKIEKLNFDIHHLVSEVYDLLSIESKWKPIDLKLEIDPNVPKFIYSDPGRIRQIIFNLLGNAIKFTEKGSVTLRIKRESDKIRIEVEDTGIGISNDKIESIFHKFSQADASTSRKYGGTGLGLSISERLVSLLGGTIGVSSELKKGSLFWCLLPIEKEDSTNIEKKTDENTTKQNLFESTFANQNFLIVEDNILNQKVMGGLLRKFNINFDVAENGQEAVTLFQQNKYDLILMDCEMPVMDGFEATEKIRELEKNKTEKTIIIAVTAHVLAEHKEKCFAVGMDGFIGKPFYIESLFQTYQEISQTKNLV